One genomic segment of Paraburkholderia aromaticivorans includes these proteins:
- a CDS encoding MDR family MFS transporter, with the protein MDQSTTTQAAALTQAQVQGGAQAGDHPPIRLLFPALLLVMLLAALDQTIVSTALPTIVGELGGLNNLSWVVTAYLLSSTIVVPLYGKFGDLFGRKIVLQTAIIVFLAGSALCGVAQDMTQLIVLRALQGLGGGGLLVVTMAAIADVIPPAERGRYQGVFGGVFGLATVVGPLLGGFIVEHLTWRWIFYINLPLGIVSLVVIGAVFKPHVRHVKHTIDYMGAAFLAGALTCIILFTSQGGTILPWSSPQLWFTLGMGLVAIWGFIHEERSAVEPIMPLELFKQRTFLLSSLIGFIIGVSLFGSVTFLPLYLQVVKGSTPSQAGMQMLPMMGGLFLISMVTGRVISKIGRYRMFPIAGTLLVAVAMLLLARLQIDTPIYVMYLDMGILGCGLGMVMQVLILAVQNTVEFKHMGVATSGATLFRSIGGSIGVAGFGAVFSNGLAARLGKLIPPDTELPHALGPAAIHQLPQALRDDYLQAFAGALHTVYLSAACVVILAFALAWLLKDHPLRKH; encoded by the coding sequence ATGGATCAATCGACCACGACTCAAGCCGCCGCGCTGACGCAGGCTCAGGTGCAGGGCGGCGCGCAGGCTGGCGATCACCCGCCCATCCGCCTGCTGTTTCCCGCACTGCTGCTGGTAATGTTGCTCGCCGCGCTCGATCAGACAATCGTCTCGACCGCGCTACCCACCATCGTCGGCGAACTGGGCGGGCTCAACAACCTGTCATGGGTGGTGACCGCGTACCTGCTCAGTTCGACCATCGTCGTGCCGCTGTACGGCAAATTCGGCGATCTGTTCGGCCGCAAGATCGTGCTGCAGACGGCGATCATCGTGTTCCTGGCGGGCTCCGCGTTGTGCGGGGTCGCGCAGGACATGACGCAGCTCATCGTGCTGCGCGCGCTGCAAGGTCTCGGCGGCGGCGGCTTGCTGGTGGTCACGATGGCCGCCATCGCGGACGTGATTCCGCCGGCTGAACGCGGCCGCTACCAAGGCGTGTTCGGCGGCGTGTTCGGTCTCGCGACCGTGGTCGGCCCGCTGCTCGGCGGCTTTATCGTCGAGCACCTGACGTGGCGCTGGATCTTCTACATCAACCTGCCGCTCGGCATCGTCTCGCTCGTCGTGATCGGCGCGGTCTTCAAGCCGCACGTTCGCCACGTGAAGCACACCATCGACTACATGGGTGCCGCATTTCTCGCCGGCGCCCTCACCTGCATCATCCTGTTCACGAGCCAGGGCGGCACGATCCTGCCGTGGTCGTCGCCGCAATTGTGGTTCACGCTGGGCATGGGGCTCGTCGCGATCTGGGGTTTCATTCACGAGGAACGCAGCGCGGTCGAACCGATCATGCCGCTCGAACTCTTCAAACAACGCACGTTTTTGCTGAGCAGCCTGATCGGCTTCATCATCGGCGTGTCGCTGTTCGGATCGGTGACGTTCCTGCCGCTGTACTTGCAGGTGGTCAAAGGCTCGACGCCGTCGCAAGCCGGCATGCAGATGCTGCCGATGATGGGCGGGCTATTCCTGATATCGATGGTGACCGGCCGGGTCATCAGCAAGATCGGCAGGTACCGCATGTTCCCGATCGCCGGTACGTTACTCGTGGCGGTCGCCATGCTGCTGCTCGCGCGCCTGCAGATCGACACGCCGATCTATGTAATGTATCTCGACATGGGTATTCTCGGCTGTGGCCTCGGCATGGTGATGCAGGTGCTGATTCTGGCGGTGCAGAACACCGTCGAGTTCAAGCATATGGGGGTGGCGACTTCGGGCGCGACATTGTTCCGCTCGATCGGCGGCTCGATCGGCGTGGCGGGTTTCGGCGCCGTGTTCTCGAACGGCCTCGCCGCGCGTCTGGGAAAGCTGATCCCGCCGGACACCGAATTGCCGCATGCGCTTGGGCCCGCCGCGATCCATCAGTTGCCGCAAGCGCTGCGCGACGATTATCTGCAAGCGTTCGCCGGCGCGCTGCACACGGTGTACCTGTCGGCCGCGTGCGTGGTGATATTGGCGTTCGCGCTCGCGTGGCTGCTGAAGGATCATCCGTTGCGCAAGCACTGA